From a region of the Posidoniimonas corsicana genome:
- a CDS encoding glycerophosphodiester phosphodiesterase family protein, translating to MTDEEKPRPAVGDVVRRLRRSWAPLLLTDLGFKAASFIVLTPLVGVLFRMVLAATGDEVVSDADILHAFLSPLGLAGAIGVGALLLGVVALEQAALMAVLVQREQGQNLPPISAFRFAAANAWRVVRVTGRICAVALAAVLPCLTAAGLVYWALLTEYDINYYLKEKPTEWTVAFALGAVIAAALAAVILRLITSWFFALPVVLLEGVEPGRALRASAERAAGHRWTIAAWVVGWLLATLLLSAVVTGAVGVFGRAITPTETDSLRALTIAVGVTLLAWSVANLVVNVVNTAAFAAILLSLYRTIGGNGEPATPLVGLPTTAPSADRLRVTRFRLLSAGVIGGIIAITIGAATLGGVRLQDDVQIMAHRGASVSAPENTMAAFQAAIDAGANWIELDVQENADGEVVVMHDSDFMKLARDRRKIWDAKGADLADIDIGSWFSPDFADQRVPTLGEVLDLCKGKVGVNIELKYYGHNERLEQRVADAVADRGMDAQVMAMSLKREGVRKMKSLRPDWKVGLLMSVAAGDPGKIDADFLAVNAGFADLRLIEAAHASGKEVFVWTVNDAATMSAMISRGVDGLLTDDPALARSVLAQRAGLDAPQRLLLELAGLLGVKPELGEQ from the coding sequence ATGACCGATGAAGAGAAGCCCCGGCCCGCCGTTGGCGATGTTGTGCGGCGACTCCGACGATCTTGGGCGCCGCTGCTGCTGACGGACCTCGGTTTCAAGGCGGCGTCGTTCATCGTGCTTACGCCGCTGGTGGGCGTGCTGTTCCGGATGGTGCTCGCCGCCACGGGCGACGAGGTGGTCTCCGATGCCGATATCCTCCACGCCTTCCTCAGCCCGTTGGGGCTCGCCGGCGCCATCGGCGTCGGAGCGTTGCTGCTGGGGGTAGTCGCGCTGGAGCAGGCGGCCCTTATGGCGGTCTTGGTTCAACGCGAACAGGGGCAGAACCTGCCACCTATCTCGGCCTTCCGCTTTGCGGCGGCCAACGCCTGGCGGGTTGTCCGGGTCACCGGTCGGATCTGTGCGGTCGCCCTCGCGGCGGTGCTGCCCTGCCTGACGGCAGCCGGATTGGTCTATTGGGCCCTGCTGACTGAATACGACATCAACTACTACCTGAAGGAGAAGCCGACCGAGTGGACCGTCGCGTTTGCCCTCGGGGCCGTCATCGCGGCGGCGCTGGCCGCCGTGATCCTCCGCCTCATTACGAGCTGGTTCTTCGCTCTGCCCGTTGTGCTGTTAGAGGGGGTCGAGCCGGGGCGGGCGCTGCGCGCCAGCGCCGAACGGGCGGCGGGACACCGATGGACGATTGCCGCCTGGGTGGTCGGCTGGCTGCTGGCGACGCTCTTGCTATCGGCGGTGGTGACCGGCGCCGTTGGCGTTTTTGGACGGGCGATCACCCCCACCGAGACCGATTCGCTGCGGGCGCTGACCATCGCGGTTGGCGTGACCCTGCTGGCGTGGTCGGTCGCTAACCTGGTCGTGAATGTGGTGAACACAGCGGCGTTCGCGGCGATCCTGCTCAGCCTCTACCGCACGATCGGCGGCAATGGCGAACCGGCGACGCCCCTGGTCGGGCTGCCGACCACCGCCCCCAGCGCTGACCGTCTCCGGGTGACGCGGTTCCGGTTGTTGTCGGCAGGCGTCATCGGTGGAATCATCGCCATCACCATCGGCGCCGCGACGCTGGGCGGCGTCCGGCTCCAGGACGACGTGCAGATCATGGCGCACCGCGGCGCGTCGGTGTCGGCGCCGGAGAACACCATGGCCGCCTTTCAGGCCGCGATCGACGCCGGCGCCAACTGGATCGAGCTTGACGTCCAAGAGAACGCCGACGGCGAGGTCGTGGTGATGCACGACAGCGATTTCATGAAGCTGGCGCGCGACCGACGCAAGATCTGGGACGCCAAAGGAGCGGATCTCGCTGACATCGACATCGGCAGTTGGTTCTCACCCGACTTCGCCGACCAGCGTGTGCCTACGCTCGGCGAGGTGCTCGACCTGTGCAAGGGCAAGGTCGGCGTGAACATTGAGCTCAAGTACTACGGCCACAACGAACGGCTCGAGCAGCGCGTCGCCGATGCGGTCGCCGACCGCGGGATGGACGCGCAGGTGATGGCGATGTCGCTCAAGCGGGAGGGCGTCCGCAAGATGAAGTCGCTCCGGCCGGATTGGAAGGTCGGGCTGCTGATGTCCGTCGCCGCGGGCGACCCGGGGAAGATCGACGCGGACTTCCTGGCCGTGAACGCCGGGTTCGCCGACCTCCGCCTGATCGAAGCCGCGCACGCCAGCGGCAAAGAGGTCTTCGTGTGGACCGTCAACGACGCCGCGACCATGTCCGCGATGATCAGCCGCGGCGTCGACGGCCTGCTCACCGACGACCCGGCGCTGGCCCGCTCGGTGCTCGCTCAGCGGGCCGGGCTGGACGCGCCGCAGCGGCTGCTGCTGGAACTTGCCGGCCTGCTCGGCGTGAAGCCAGAGCTGGGCGAGCAGTAG
- a CDS encoding glycosyl hydrolase, producing MSNTRTPTALAVLLSAALLSPCAGDGLSQLRDDFRNPPEAAWPRTWWHWTKGAVRKEGITKDLEWMKGAGIAGFQLADVNAGGGQNVEPTVDYGSAEWLDAVGHAADEAERLGLEMAVFSSPGWSMTGGPWVRPEQAMKKLVWSVAQVTADSPAPIALPQPPRSEGEFLDLGAGRGGQTGFYRDARVLAYRTPDAELGPLTPAAVETNNGPIDGQRLFDGSYSASTDVRAPADGGAAWIEQSFDKPVTVRSITLAGRGGIPCGRVTASDDGRRYRALVTLPGTQLYRQARVRTFAIPATTAKYFRIELTGAPIRPAETMSEAPPQPAESYSLVEWRLNPGARVHRWEEKAGFRHLFEYETVADQAEAAAAAIPRDGVLDLTDRLGTNGALDWTPPAGEWTVLRLGYSLTGARNRPATPAGSGYEVDKLSRKHTNDYYDQYAKLLRQAVGGNYGRGLGYWLVDSWEAGTQNWTEEMVAEFSRRRGYDPTPYLPVLTGRVVGDAQTSNRFLWDFRRTLADMYADNHYGVLHDRLAADGLGLYSEASGVSLEIPEDTLLNKSRVDIPMGEFWVRDLHPRLMYLQDVRGAASAAHAYGKPIVAAEAFTGGGYESPFSLKRVSDYWLAQGINRLIYHTSAHQPLDTPPGNTMVGTHLHRNITWAEHARPLNEYFARLCCLLQQGQPAVDIAYLLGEGAPSTPPIWGAGTQPAPPDGYKHDFLNADVLLNRLSVGEDGRLTLPDGMSYRVLVLPNEQRMRPELMEKLWKLVIAGAVIVGPRPISSPSLMGQPDTDNAVAQLGEELWGDLNGVTRTIRHVGEGMVVWGRPLADVLDRVGAKPDLEWAGPLGTEVAWTHRRTDDADLYYLSNLMPQTATLQLRLRADAQHAEVWRPDTGGATPCPASTTDGRTELQLRLQPNETVFVVLHDDTPTAEAARSIAATEEIEELTGPWTVSFPPNLGAPEEITIDTLAPLTDHQTPGVKYFSGTARFLVRFEAAPEWLDSGGELLLDLGDVRDIAQASLNGRPLGLCWKSPYRFDLRSALRSGENELEVSVTNQWTNRIAGDLAGPPDQQVLPGSRGGLRFRPPRLAESGLLGPVRILAAPAATPPPSPQGTSHD from the coding sequence ATGTCCAACACGCGTACTCCCACCGCGTTGGCGGTGTTGCTCTCCGCGGCGCTGCTCTCACCATGCGCCGGCGATGGCCTTTCGCAACTGCGGGACGACTTTCGCAACCCGCCCGAAGCGGCCTGGCCGCGGACCTGGTGGCACTGGACCAAGGGCGCCGTGCGTAAGGAGGGGATCACCAAAGACCTGGAGTGGATGAAGGGGGCCGGCATCGCTGGGTTCCAGTTGGCCGACGTCAACGCAGGCGGCGGGCAGAACGTCGAACCGACGGTCGACTACGGCAGCGCCGAGTGGCTGGACGCCGTAGGGCACGCGGCCGATGAAGCCGAGCGGCTCGGCCTGGAGATGGCGGTGTTCAGCTCGCCCGGCTGGAGCATGACCGGCGGACCCTGGGTCCGGCCGGAACAGGCCATGAAGAAACTGGTGTGGAGCGTGGCGCAGGTGACCGCCGATTCGCCAGCGCCGATCGCGCTCCCGCAGCCGCCGCGCAGCGAGGGCGAGTTTCTGGACCTGGGCGCCGGCCGCGGCGGTCAGACCGGCTTCTACCGCGACGCCCGCGTGCTCGCCTACCGCACGCCCGACGCCGAGCTTGGGCCGCTAACGCCGGCGGCGGTCGAAACCAACAACGGACCGATCGACGGCCAACGACTGTTCGACGGCAGCTACTCCGCGTCGACTGACGTCCGCGCACCGGCGGACGGCGGCGCCGCCTGGATTGAGCAGTCGTTCGACAAGCCGGTCACCGTGCGGTCGATCACCCTCGCGGGCCGCGGGGGGATCCCCTGCGGCCGCGTGACCGCCAGCGACGACGGCCGGCGGTACCGAGCACTAGTCACGCTGCCCGGCACGCAGCTCTACCGGCAGGCGCGGGTGCGGACCTTCGCCATTCCGGCGACCACCGCCAAATACTTCCGGATCGAGCTGACCGGCGCGCCGATCCGACCGGCCGAGACCATGAGCGAGGCGCCGCCCCAGCCCGCCGAAAGCTATTCGCTGGTGGAGTGGCGGCTGAACCCCGGCGCTCGGGTCCACCGCTGGGAGGAGAAGGCCGGGTTCCGCCACCTGTTCGAGTATGAGACGGTCGCCGATCAGGCGGAGGCCGCCGCGGCCGCGATCCCCCGCGACGGCGTGCTCGATCTCACCGACCGCCTGGGGACCAACGGCGCTCTCGATTGGACGCCGCCGGCCGGCGAGTGGACGGTGCTGCGGCTTGGGTACTCGCTCACCGGCGCCCGCAACCGGCCCGCCACGCCCGCGGGCTCGGGCTACGAGGTCGACAAGCTGAGCCGCAAGCACACCAACGACTACTACGACCAGTACGCCAAGCTGCTCCGGCAGGCGGTCGGCGGCAACTACGGGCGGGGACTAGGGTACTGGCTGGTCGACAGCTGGGAGGCGGGCACGCAGAACTGGACGGAGGAGATGGTCGCCGAGTTCAGTCGCCGCCGCGGCTACGACCCGACGCCGTACCTGCCTGTGCTGACCGGGCGGGTGGTGGGCGACGCACAGACCAGCAACCGATTCCTGTGGGACTTCCGCCGCACGCTGGCCGACATGTACGCCGACAACCACTATGGCGTGCTGCACGATCGGTTGGCGGCGGACGGCCTGGGGCTTTACTCCGAAGCGTCCGGCGTATCGCTCGAGATCCCCGAGGACACGCTGCTGAACAAGAGCCGGGTGGACATCCCGATGGGCGAGTTCTGGGTCCGCGACCTGCACCCAAGACTGATGTACCTGCAGGACGTCCGCGGCGCGGCGTCCGCGGCGCACGCGTACGGCAAGCCAATCGTAGCGGCCGAGGCGTTCACGGGCGGCGGCTACGAGTCGCCGTTCTCGCTCAAGCGGGTTAGCGACTACTGGCTGGCGCAGGGGATCAACCGGCTGATCTACCACACGTCGGCCCACCAGCCGCTCGACACGCCGCCCGGCAACACCATGGTGGGCACGCACCTGCACCGCAACATCACCTGGGCGGAGCACGCGCGGCCGCTCAACGAGTACTTCGCGCGGCTCTGCTGCCTGCTGCAGCAGGGCCAGCCGGCGGTCGACATCGCGTACCTGCTGGGCGAGGGCGCGCCGTCGACGCCGCCGATCTGGGGCGCCGGAACCCAGCCGGCGCCGCCGGACGGGTACAAGCACGACTTCCTCAACGCCGATGTGCTGCTGAACCGCTTGTCGGTCGGCGAGGACGGCCGCCTCACCCTGCCCGACGGCATGAGCTACCGCGTCCTGGTGCTGCCAAATGAACAACGGATGCGGCCGGAGCTGATGGAGAAGCTGTGGAAACTGGTGATCGCCGGCGCCGTGATTGTTGGCCCGCGACCAATCAGCTCGCCGAGCTTGATGGGCCAACCGGACACCGACAATGCAGTGGCCCAACTGGGTGAGGAGCTGTGGGGGGACCTCAACGGCGTCACGAGGACCATCCGCCACGTGGGCGAGGGGATGGTGGTGTGGGGCCGCCCGCTGGCCGACGTGCTTGACCGGGTCGGCGCCAAGCCCGACCTCGAGTGGGCCGGACCGCTCGGCACCGAGGTCGCGTGGACGCACCGCCGCACGGACGACGCGGACCTGTACTACCTGTCAAACCTGATGCCGCAGACCGCCACGCTGCAACTGAGGCTCCGCGCCGACGCCCAGCACGCCGAGGTTTGGCGGCCCGACACCGGCGGCGCCACGCCCTGCCCCGCCTCGACAACCGACGGCCGAACCGAGCTGCAGCTGCGTCTGCAGCCCAACGAGACGGTGTTCGTTGTGCTGCACGACGATACTCCTACGGCGGAGGCAGCCCGATCAATAGCGGCCACCGAAGAGATCGAAGAGCTTACGGGTCCGTGGACGGTTTCATTCCCACCGAACCTGGGCGCCCCGGAAGAAATCACAATTGATACATTGGCGCCGCTCACCGACCACCAGACCCCCGGCGTGAAGTACTTCTCGGGGACCGCCCGGTTTCTGGTTCGCTTCGAGGCCGCCCCCGAATGGCTTGACTCCGGCGGCGAGCTGCTGCTCGACCTGGGCGACGTCCGCGACATCGCCCAGGCTTCGCTCAACGGCCGGCCGCTGGGGCTGTGCTGGAAGTCGCCCTACCGGTTCGACCTGCGCAGCGCGCTGCGTTCCGGCGAGAACGAACTGGAAGTGAGCGTCACCAACCAATGGACCAACCGCATCGCGGGCGACCTCGCTGGTCCGCCCGATCAGCAAGTGCTGCCGGGCTCGCGCGGCGGCCTGCGGTTCCGCCCCCCAAGGCTGGCCGAGTCGGGCCTGCTCGGCCCCGTGCGGATTCTTGCCGCGCCCGCCGCTACACCTCCCCCTAGTCCGCAAGGAACCTCTCATGACTAG
- a CDS encoding alpha/beta hydrolase family protein, translating to MTSRALLVGFAVAVMLSQPAIGVELPDYPDDEVAGVAVNYTEAEVGDYTLPDPLRLSSGEAVATPDAWREQRRPELHALIESQQFGRAPGKPAKVRAEVTEGPTPAFDGLATREQVTIPLGDDDSAPSIKLLVYTPAKLEQPAPVLLSISFVPNNQRVDDPAVRVGQRWDRQSQQRVPAEGPGRFGKLPVRLFVENGLGIATLNYADIEIDAKDAAQHGIRGAAGDNLADDQWGAIAAWCWGISRVVDYFETDPLVDANRVAITGISRLGKTVLWAGANDQRIAAVIASCSGEGGAALSRRNYGETIAHLASPERYAYQFAKNYQQWGPEPRRAPFDAHELIALIAPRPLLLQTGTSDKWSDPKGEFLAAKAATPVYELLGQTGVDAAELPPAGQQVGGTLSYYMHDGGHGMVPGDWEVFAGFLKERLAD from the coding sequence ATGACTAGCCGTGCACTGTTGGTCGGTTTCGCCGTAGCCGTGATGCTCTCCCAGCCGGCGATCGGCGTCGAACTGCCCGACTACCCAGACGACGAGGTGGCGGGAGTGGCGGTCAACTACACCGAGGCGGAGGTCGGCGACTACACGCTGCCCGACCCGCTGCGGCTGTCTAGCGGCGAGGCGGTCGCCACGCCCGACGCGTGGCGGGAGCAGCGTCGGCCAGAGCTGCACGCGCTGATCGAGAGCCAACAGTTCGGCCGCGCGCCAGGCAAGCCGGCCAAGGTCCGCGCTGAAGTGACCGAAGGCCCCACGCCAGCGTTCGACGGACTCGCCACGCGTGAGCAGGTGACCATCCCCCTGGGCGATGATGATTCGGCGCCGTCGATCAAGCTGCTGGTCTACACTCCGGCCAAGCTGGAGCAACCAGCGCCGGTGCTGCTCTCAATCAGTTTCGTGCCCAACAATCAGAGGGTCGACGACCCGGCGGTGCGTGTCGGGCAGCGGTGGGATCGACAGTCGCAGCAACGTGTGCCCGCCGAAGGACCGGGTCGGTTCGGCAAACTGCCGGTGCGGCTGTTTGTGGAGAACGGGCTCGGCATCGCCACGCTGAACTACGCGGACATCGAAATTGACGCGAAGGACGCTGCCCAGCACGGCATCCGTGGCGCCGCCGGCGACAACCTGGCGGACGACCAGTGGGGCGCCATCGCGGCGTGGTGCTGGGGCATCAGCCGGGTGGTCGACTACTTTGAGACCGACCCGCTGGTCGACGCCAACCGGGTGGCGATCACCGGCATCTCGCGGCTCGGCAAGACCGTGCTGTGGGCCGGCGCCAACGACCAGCGCATCGCCGCGGTGATCGCGAGCTGCTCCGGCGAAGGGGGCGCCGCGCTGAGCCGACGCAACTACGGCGAGACCATCGCCCACCTGGCCTCGCCCGAGCGGTACGCGTACCAGTTCGCCAAGAACTACCAGCAGTGGGGCCCGGAACCGCGGCGGGCGCCATTCGACGCGCACGAGCTGATCGCGCTGATCGCGCCCCGCCCGCTGCTGCTGCAGACCGGCACGTCCGACAAGTGGTCTGACCCCAAGGGCGAATTCCTGGCCGCCAAGGCCGCCACGCCCGTGTACGAGTTGCTGGGCCAGACCGGCGTCGACGCCGCCGAGCTGCCGCCCGCCGGTCAGCAGGTAGGCGGCACGCTCAGCTACTACATGCACGACGGCGGCCACGGGATGGTCCCGGGCGACTGGGAGGTGTTCGCGGGCTTCCTGAAGGAGCGCCTGGCCGACTAG
- a CDS encoding beta-L-arabinofuranosidase domain-containing protein: protein MPSSLAASSLLLCALAAAFVGAKQAQAQAESTTPGDQFLDGIGETALVARYPLSGDLRDTSRHQRQASLHGAAESFADDEKFGRVLTLAGGNGGFVEIPGDALIGVDSVSVCGWVYLRSDAPWQRFFDFGRSTTANFFCTPIGEGADEGYRARITDSGWANEVGPVSPRIGLNKWVHLAVVLDAAGKTLTTYADGKQAAQSKDVDLTLEDVLDQENEDRNQLYLGKSRYETDQTLNAKLHDVRLYSIALSKEQVATIYGNGLSGESSSGEAPQRPADEKPMEVADAPTAPVIDIAGVDEVAVTTTVGDLPRLPTMVAATYSTGSAGPDVRVIWPAPKDNRQTLEEGTYTVTGVVPGADVEATAVVTVVADTEDSAPDGPALEPFPLGQVTLNQDAEGRDTLFMQNRDKFVDGLVATDPDSFLYMFRDAFGQQQPDGARPLGGWDSQTTRLRGHASGHYLSAIAQAYAGATYDQQARADLKQKMDYLIETLHELSSLSGRPAEQGGQATADPAAVPPGPGREGYDSDLSEEGIRTDYWNWGEGFISAYPPDQFIMLEQGATYGGRNSQVWAPYYTLHKILAGLLDCYEVGGNEKALEVAHNMGVWVHERLRQVPEATRISMWNRYIAGEYGGMNEVLARLYRLTDDQRMLECAQLFDNTNFFFGDAQASHGLARNVDTIRGRHANQHIPQIVGALETYRCSQDPRYYDVASNFWRLCTDGYMYAIGGVAGASTPNNAECFTAEPDSLFANGFSRGGQNETCATYNLLKLSRGLFLYEQDARYMDHYEQALYNHILASVDEDSPGNTYHVPLNPGSRKQFGNGSMRGFTCCNGTALESSTKLQDSIYFRGADNQSLYVNLFVPSTLDWQERGVTVTQGTSFPYSDRTKLTIDGAGRFDLRVRQPHWAEGVKLWVNGEPADATAADGGYLTVSRDWQAGDVVELQTPFRFWLSRVMDRPNIASIFYGPVLLAVEESSRLPTWRRIPLDANDLAGAIEADPAKLRFRIGELTLKPFFETYDRYSVYVDVAPE, encoded by the coding sequence ATGCCGTCTTCCCTCGCTGCGAGTTCGTTGTTGCTGTGCGCCCTGGCCGCGGCTTTCGTGGGCGCCAAGCAGGCTCAGGCCCAGGCCGAATCGACCACTCCGGGCGATCAATTCCTGGACGGCATCGGCGAGACCGCGCTCGTCGCCCGCTACCCGCTCAGCGGCGACCTGCGGGACACGTCGCGGCATCAGCGGCAGGCGTCGCTGCACGGCGCGGCCGAGTCTTTCGCGGACGACGAGAAGTTCGGGCGTGTCCTGACGCTGGCTGGCGGCAACGGCGGATTCGTTGAGATCCCGGGCGACGCGCTGATCGGCGTCGACAGCGTCAGCGTCTGCGGCTGGGTCTACCTCCGGTCGGACGCGCCGTGGCAGCGGTTCTTCGACTTCGGCCGCAGCACCACCGCCAACTTCTTCTGCACGCCGATCGGCGAGGGCGCCGACGAGGGCTACCGCGCACGCATCACGGATTCTGGCTGGGCCAACGAGGTCGGCCCCGTGTCCCCTCGCATCGGGCTCAACAAGTGGGTGCACCTGGCGGTCGTGCTCGACGCCGCCGGCAAGACGCTCACGACCTACGCCGACGGCAAGCAGGCCGCCCAGTCCAAGGACGTCGACCTGACGCTCGAGGACGTGCTGGACCAAGAGAACGAGGATCGCAATCAGCTCTACCTGGGCAAGTCGCGGTACGAAACCGACCAGACGCTCAACGCCAAGTTGCACGACGTGCGGCTGTACTCGATCGCCCTGAGCAAGGAGCAGGTCGCCACGATCTACGGCAACGGCCTGTCTGGCGAGTCTTCGTCTGGCGAGGCGCCACAGCGGCCCGCCGACGAAAAGCCGATGGAGGTCGCCGATGCGCCCACGGCCCCGGTGATCGACATCGCCGGCGTCGATGAAGTGGCGGTCACCACCACGGTTGGCGATCTTCCCCGGCTGCCGACGATGGTAGCGGCGACCTACTCTACCGGTTCGGCCGGCCCGGACGTGCGGGTGATCTGGCCAGCGCCGAAGGACAACCGGCAGACGCTTGAGGAGGGCACGTACACCGTGACCGGCGTGGTGCCGGGCGCGGACGTCGAGGCGACAGCGGTGGTGACGGTGGTCGCCGACACGGAAGATTCGGCCCCGGATGGCCCAGCACTCGAGCCGTTCCCGCTGGGGCAGGTCACGCTCAACCAGGACGCCGAGGGCCGCGACACGCTCTTCATGCAGAACCGCGACAAGTTCGTCGATGGTCTGGTGGCCACCGACCCGGACAGCTTCCTCTACATGTTCCGTGACGCGTTCGGCCAGCAGCAGCCCGACGGCGCCCGGCCGCTGGGCGGGTGGGACAGCCAGACCACCCGGCTCCGCGGTCACGCCAGCGGCCACTACCTGTCCGCCATCGCGCAGGCCTACGCCGGCGCGACCTACGACCAGCAGGCCCGGGCCGATCTGAAGCAGAAGATGGACTACCTGATCGAGACCCTCCACGAGTTGTCGAGCCTGTCGGGCCGCCCGGCGGAGCAGGGCGGCCAGGCGACCGCCGACCCCGCGGCCGTCCCGCCGGGGCCGGGCCGCGAAGGCTACGACTCGGACCTCAGCGAGGAGGGCATCCGCACCGACTACTGGAACTGGGGCGAGGGCTTCATCAGCGCCTACCCGCCCGACCAGTTCATCATGCTGGAGCAGGGCGCCACCTACGGCGGCCGCAACAGCCAGGTGTGGGCGCCGTACTACACGCTGCACAAGATCCTCGCCGGTCTGCTCGACTGCTACGAGGTGGGCGGCAACGAGAAGGCGCTCGAAGTCGCCCACAACATGGGCGTGTGGGTGCACGAGCGGCTCCGCCAGGTCCCCGAGGCGACCCGCATCAGCATGTGGAACCGCTACATCGCCGGCGAGTACGGCGGCATGAACGAGGTGCTCGCCCGGCTCTACCGCCTGACCGACGACCAGCGCATGCTCGAGTGCGCGCAGCTGTTCGACAACACCAACTTCTTCTTCGGCGACGCCCAGGCCTCGCACGGCCTGGCCCGCAACGTCGACACCATCCGCGGCCGGCACGCCAACCAGCACATCCCGCAGATCGTCGGCGCGTTGGAGACCTACCGTTGCAGCCAGGACCCGCGGTACTACGACGTCGCCAGCAACTTCTGGCGGCTGTGCACGGACGGCTACATGTACGCCATCGGCGGCGTGGCCGGCGCGAGCACGCCCAACAACGCCGAGTGCTTCACCGCCGAGCCGGACAGCCTGTTCGCCAACGGGTTCTCGCGCGGCGGGCAGAACGAGACCTGCGCCACCTACAACCTGCTGAAGCTGAGCCGCGGTCTCTTCCTGTACGAGCAGGACGCCCGCTACATGGACCACTACGAGCAGGCCCTCTACAACCACATCCTGGCCTCGGTCGACGAGGACAGCCCCGGCAACACGTACCACGTGCCGCTCAACCCGGGGTCGCGCAAGCAGTTCGGCAACGGCTCGATGCGCGGGTTTACCTGCTGCAACGGCACGGCCTTGGAGAGCAGCACCAAGCTGCAGGACTCCATCTACTTCCGCGGCGCCGACAACCAGAGCCTGTACGTCAACCTGTTCGTTCCATCTACGCTCGACTGGCAGGAGCGGGGCGTGACCGTGACGCAGGGGACCAGCTTCCCGTACTCCGACCGCACGAAGCTGACGATCGACGGCGCCGGCCGGTTCGACCTCCGGGTCCGCCAGCCGCACTGGGCCGAGGGCGTTAAGCTGTGGGTCAACGGCGAGCCGGCCGACGCGACCGCCGCCGACGGCGGCTACCTGACCGTCAGCCGCGACTGGCAGGCCGGCGACGTGGTCGAGCTGCAGACCCCGTTCCGGTTCTGGCTGAGCCGCGTGATGGACCGGCCCAACATCGCCAGCATCTTCTACGGCCCCGTGCTGCTGGCGGTCGAGGAGTCCTCCCGCCTACCAACCTGGCGTCGGATCCCGCTCGACGCCAACGACCTGGCCGGCGCCATCGAGGCCGACCCGGCCAAGCTTAGGTTCCGCATCGGCGAGCTAACGCTCAAGCCGTTCTTCGAGACCTACGACCGCTACTCCGTGTACGTGGACGTCGCGCCCGAGTAG